The Reinekea forsetii genome contains the following window.
GCGCAACTGGTTGCGGAAATCACCACCGAACCTACTATTTGAGGGCCCAATGACGTGACTGGAATTAGGTCGCCATGCAAAAAGATAGCCTTCCTATCTTGCAGATACATGATTTTATCAGGTAGACGGTATAAGGAAATGTTCTTGTAAATATAAATAAATAAATAAGATAATAAACCTGTAAATATTTTTATATTTGGAGGTTTATTATGACAAGGACGTTGTTAATTTCTTTCTTTATTGGGTCGCTATTGGCTAACCTTAGTGCTGCAACCTTGCCGCCCGGTTTTCAAGAAAACCTATTAATCAGTGGTCATGTTCGTCCGACCGCGATCCGCTTTACACCCGAAACCGATGGGCCGGTGCAAGCATTCGTCGCTGAAAAAAGTGGCCGTATTTATTATTATAACGATCTTGGAAACCAACCGACCCAAGGTCAAGCCAAGTTGGTCGCTGACCTGAGCAACAATGTGCACGATTATTGGGATCGGGGTCTGTTGGGCCTGGCTATTCATCCGAATTTCCCCTACACCCCGCAACTGTTCGCTCTTTATGCCTTCGATGCCGGTAACTCTTTTAACGATGGCTGTGCCGATCCGACCGGCTACGGGTGTGTGATCAACGGCCGACTCGCGCGCTTAACCCTCGATCTGGATAACCTGGGTGTCGCTACGACCCTCGAATCGCCTCTGATTAGCGGTAAATGGTGCCAGCAATATCCCAGCCACACCGTTGGCGATCTGCACTTCGGTGCGGACGGTTTTCTCTATCTAAGTGCCGGTGAGGGGGCCAGTTTTACCTTTACCGATTTCGGTCAGGTTGGCAACCCCTGTGACGATCCAGTGACCGGCGTGCAAGCCAGTTCCCAGGGGGGGCAGTTACGCTCGCAGGATTTGCTAACCGGCGGTGATCGGTTGGACTTTCACGGCGCGGTATTGCGGCTCGATGTCTCCGGCGCTGTGGTCAGCGCACCGTCCGATAACCCCTTGATCGGCGGCGACGAGGCCGACGATTTTATGATTGCCATCGGCCTGCGCAATCCATTCCGTTTTACCATTCGCCCCAACACCAATGAACTTTGGCTCGCAGATGTGGGTGGCGGTGAATGGGAGGAGATCAATCGCTTGGCCGATCCGCTCGGTGCGATAGAGAATTTCGGCTGGCCCTGTTACGAAGGCACGGGCCAACATTTCAACGGTAATCTATTGTGCAACCCGGTGCACAATCAGACCTTTAACGGTTTGAATATGGATTTGGCGCCACCGTTTTTTGCCTATCGGCATCGTGACGAGGTGGTCGCCGGCGACGGTTGCGGCACCGGCGGATCCTCGGTCACTGGCATCAGCTTTAACGAGCGATTGGCCTATCCGGCGGCCTACGACAAGGCCCTGTTTTTCGCCGATTCCACGCGCCAATGTATTTGGGTTATCTACGCCGATGCGAACGGTCTGCCGGACCCAACGCGACGCGAGGCCTTTGTGGTTGATACCAGCGGACGCGTGGTCGATATCCAGCAGGGACCTGGTGGCCAGCTGCATTATGTCGACTTTGATGGCGGGCGGATTTATCGAATCGATTCCTATGGGAGCGCTAATCGGCCCCCGCAAGCCGCGTTGACGGCCGATGTGCGCAGCGGCCCGGCGCCACTCAGGGTGCACTTTGATGCATCGGATTCCACCGATGACCAACCTGACAGCCTCAGGTACAGCTGGGATCTCGATGGCGATGGTCAGTTCGGTGACGCGGATCAGGTCTATGCCCAAGCCCAGTATGACAGCGGCGGTAGCCGACTAGTGCAAGTGCTGGTGACCGATGCCGCGGGGCAAACCGACAGTGCAGCGATAGTGATTACCGTCGGCAACAGTGCCCCCAGTGTGACCATCGATCAGCCGTCCATAGCGCATCAATGGAGCGTCGGTGAAAACCTGATTTTAGCGGGCCGAGGCAGTGATGTCGAAGACGGCGACCTGCCGAGCGAGGCCTTATCGTGGAGCGTTATCATCGAGCATTGCGCGGCGGTCGACGATTGTCACGATCATCCCGTGGTCGATATTGCCGGTGACGGCGGCAGCTTTATTACCCCAGATCACGAATATCCGTCGGCCTTGCGCTTTGAGTTGACAGGCGTCGACTCCGGCATCGACTGGTGGGACAGTGCTTGGCAGTATCGCCGGCAGTTGACCGTCAACAACAGGGGGCTGACTGCCCAAGTGGATGTGCCGATCCTAGTGAAATTGAATCCAGCCCGCATCGACTATGCATTCACCCAGCCGGGTGGCCGAGACCTGGTATTTGTCGACAGCCGCGGCGAGCGTCTGGCCCATGAAATCGAGCGTTGGGATGCCACAGGCAACTCAACGCTCTGGGTACGCCTAGACCGACTGGTGAGCGGGGATGAGCCGGTCTTTCTCTATTACGGCAATAGCCTTGCGGCGCACAGTCAGCAACCTGCCCAGGTCTGGCGGAATGGCTATGCGGCCGTCTGGCATCTGTCCGAACTCACCGATTCGGTCGCCGGGCAGGCGTTGCTCAATGTGGGTACTGCGCCGGTATTGGGCGAGCTCGGTGGCGCGCGCAGCTTCAATGGCAGCAGCAATTATCTTAATGCCGGCAGCGATTTTAATCCGCTGCTGGTGGGCGATTTCTCCGTAGAGGCCTATGTGGACACCACCAATGATAGTATTTTCCAATACCCCAGATTAATCTCGAATAAGAATCTGTGGACCGAGGCCCAGGGAGTCAATCTAGAGCTCAGCCAGGCACGCAACTTGGCCATGCTCGGGGCGAGTAAGGCCTTTGTCAGTGGGCCGATGGATCTAAGCGGCGGCTATCATGCCGTGGCCGCTACCTATTCGGCGGCATCGGGCTTGGCCACGGTCTACGGTCAGGGTGTTGAACTGGCCCAGCAGGCTATTGGCGCAACGGTCTTGGCTTCGTTGCCGTTAAATATAGGCCGCCGGGCGGGTGGCGGGGATTACTTTACCGGCCGGATGGATGAACTCCGGCTGTCATCGCTCGTGCGCTCCGCGGACTGGCTGGCGCTGCAACAGAGGTCTCTGACCGACCAGCTGATCGACTTCGGCGCGCAGGAAGCCAGCACGACCCTATCGACCACGACAGCCTTGCGCTTAAATCCGCTCACCGCCGATCTGACGTTGCAGTCAGAGCCCGCCGGACTGGCCATTAGTCTGGGCGGATCGATCAGCCCGTCACCGACGAACAAGACCCTAATCGCCGGTTCGACCACGAGCATCGAGGCTTTGTCGCCGCAACTGTTAGATCAAGTTGCCTATCGCTTCGTCAGCTGGTCCAACGCTGGTGAGCGTGCCCAAGCCTATCTTGCACCGGCCGGCTCATCGCTGCTACGCGCCATCTTTGAGCCGATCGGCGCGGTCATGGACAGTGACGAAGACGGTCTGCCCGATGACTGGGAACGGCGCTTTGGCCTGGATCCTGATGACCCGAGCGATGCGCTAAGCGACGCCGACGACGATGGCCTGACCAACCTTGAGGAATTCAGCCATCAGTCCGACCCCAACGCCGCGGACACCGATGCGGACAGTTGGGATGATTTTACCGAAGTGACCTTCGGCGGGGACCCCAACGATGCCACGCGGGTGCCGAACCCACCGATCGTTCATCTGGATACACTTCAGGACAACCCGGTTTTTTACCGCTCGGATTTCTCCCTGCAAGCGAGTTGGACTGGCGCACCCTTGGCAACGGATCACCTGCACTTTATCGTCGATACGCCGCCGCATATCAGTGCCTTCCCCGATATCAACGGTGTCGCAACAGTTGACTATGTTGACATGGCCGACGGCGAACACAGCCTGACGGTGCAGGTAAACAGTGTGGCCCATGCCGGCTATCGCCATGCCGGTGCGCTCGCCCAACGCACCTTTACGGTCGACGCCAATCCCGCCACCGGCCTCTTGGTGCCGGGCCGAATTGAGGCCGAGGCTTACCACCGTTATCTTGAGTTCAGTGCCGCGGATCTGGGTACACAATGCTCAAACGGGGACGGCGTGGATAAACAGTTGACCACGGACCCCGAGGGTGGCGGTTGCAATGTGGGTTGGACCGAGGCGGGGGAATGGCTGGAATACGACCTCAAGGTTCAGCACGCAACTCAGCTGAGCTTTACCGCGCGGGTCGCCTCCAATGTGTTCAATCGCAGCTTTCATCTGGAGTTGGATGGCGTCGATATATCGGGTAGCCAAACCGTGCCCCGAAACGGCTGGCAAAGTTGGGGTAACAAAACCACCGCCGCGGTTCCTGTGTCGGCCGGCAAACACCGGTTGCGGGTGGTGTTTGATACCGGGCTGGTGAATTTGAATTTTATTCGCATCGATGAGCATTTGGGCCAGTAAGGTTATTTTTTATTAGGCCCTGCTGCTGTGGCCTATATTCACCGAGTCTTGCCGTCAATTAGGGCAGGACTTTCTCAAACCGACAATACGTGCAAATAAGACTGGAAAAAGTCGTCGATACAGTTCTTAATCGATTAAGTAACTCGTGGTGCGGGCCAATTTGAGCCGATCAGTTGCCAAAATACCGCGCTTTTCAGCGCAAGCCTGCTGCCCAAGCTATGCTGACAGGCATCGATTAAGCACCCGTCCGATAAAACAACAGTTCGGTCTGTCCCCGCGGGGTCTGACCGGTTAGGAGCCCGATATGAATCCAGCAATTATTCAACGTCAGTGGTGGCACAACGCCGTCGTCTATCAAATTTACCCACGCAGCTTCAATGACAGCAATGGCGACGGCATCGGAGATATACCGGGGATCATTGCCAAGTTGGACCATATTAAGCAGCTCGGCGCGAAGATCATCTGGCTGAGCCCGGTCTTCCAGTCGCCGATGGACGATAACGGTTACGATATTTCCGACTATTGCGCCATCGCGCCCGAATTCGGCACCATGGCCGATATGGACAGATTGATCGCGCAGGCGGCGCAGCGTGGCATCAAGATCGTTATGGATCTGGTGGTTAACCATACCTCCGATCAACACCCTTGGTTTATTGAATCCAAGAGCAGTATCGATAACCCCAAGCGCGACTGGTATATCTGGAAAGATGCCAAGGCCGATGGCTCCGAGCCCAACAACTGGGAATCGTTCTTTACCCCCAAGGCCTGGGAGTTCGACGTCTCGAGTGAGCAGTATTATTTGCATCTGTTTAGCGAGAAGCAGCCCGATCTGAATTGGGCCAACCCGGAAGTACGGGATGCCATCTACCAGATGATGCACTTCTGGCTTAAAAAGGGCCTGGGTGGCTTCCGTATGGATGTGATTAATATGATTGGCAAGCCGGCCGACTATCCGGATGCGAGCATCTTTGATCAGGGCGTGGCCGGTTGGGAGCATTGGGCCAATAACGGCCTGTGTCATCAATATCTGCGCGAAATGCACGATCAGGTCTTGCAGCATTATGACGTGCTGACGGTGGGTGAAACGCCTTTTACCACCCCCTTGGACGGCCAGTTTTACTCCAATCCAGCGCGTAACGAACTGTCGATGATTTTCCATTTTGAACACGTCAGTATCGACCGTGAAGAGCACAACGCCGTTAAAAAGGATTTTAACCTGGTCGAATACAAGGCCATTATGAATAAATGGCAAACGCAACTGCAGGGCAAAGGCTGGAACAGCCTGTACTGGAGCAACCACGATCAGCCGCGGCCAGTCTCCCGCTATGGTGATGACTCCGACGCGTTACGCAACCGCAGCGCCAAGATGCTCGGCACGGTTCTGCATATGATGAGTGGCACACCCTATGTTTATCAGGGTGAAGAGTTGGCCATGACCAATAAGACATTCCACGCCATCGACGAATTTAACGATCTGATGGCCAAATTTCATTATCAGAAGATGATCGCTCGCGGCATCTCTGAAACCCAGGCGATGGACTATCTGAATACCTTTTCGCGCGATCATGCCCGGGTGCCGATGCAATGGAATGCCGAGCAATACGCGGGTTTCAGCACAACGGAGCCTTGGCTGGCGGTAAACCCCAATTACCCTAACATTAATGCTGAGGTGTCTTACGCCGACCCAGACTCGGTTTTCTATCACTACCAAAACCTGATCAAGCTGCGTGAGAGTGAGGCATATGGGGATGTGTTGGTCTACGGCCAATTTGAGTTGATCGATCCCGAAGATGCCGAGGTTTTTGCCTACAGCCGGACCTTCGGCAATAAAAAGATATTGGTGATTGCGAACTTCACCGGCGCGGCACTGACCCGACATTACCAGGCCGCCGTCCAGCAGCAGGTTGTGAATAACTATTCCGATCAGGTTGAACAGGTCCAGTCAGTGCTGCTGCAGCCCTATCAGGCTCTGGTTTTAGATATAAGTTCAGACTGAGGCCGTTGCTCAGCAGCCGTCCCAGCCGCTATTGTTGGGGCTCGGGCGGCACTGCGGACAATCAGGTTTAATGGTACTTTACATTTATCTAATATAAGGTTATTTTCGTGTTTTAACTCACAGACGAGATTGACTCTATGGCCTACACCGAAAAATTCCAACAACTTGCCGACACCGCCCGTGCCTCTGTCCAGGAAGTCACCCCGGCTCAGGTCGATGAATTGATCGCCAGTGGCGCGGTCGCACTGGATATTCGAGATAAGGAAGAGCACGATGCCGATCACATTGATGGCTCGGTGCACATCAGTCGCGGCAAATTGGAAATGAATGTCGAAGGGTTAATTCCGGATCTGACCACCCAGTTACTCTGTTATTGCAATGCCAACAACCGTGGCGCCTTGTCAGCGGCTACCCTGCGCAACATGGGCTATGTCAATGCGCGCTTTATTGCCGGCGGCCTGATCGGCTATCGACAGTTAGGCTGAATACCCGAACCTGAATTAGCTGGCTTTTCGCCAGACAAAAAAACCACGCTCAGGCGTGGTTTTTTTGTGCTTTGTGCTTTGTGCTTTGTGCTTTGTGCTTTGTGCTTTGTGCTTTGTGCATTTGGCGCTGCGGCAGCGCGCTGGACCCAAACCAATCAAGCCTAAGGTCAATTATGTAAGCTTAGCTGGCTCTGGCCCCTAGATATTGCCTTTGGTGCCTTTACCATTAGCCGTCAAGTTGGTTAGTGAAAAGGTCACTGTGATGCTTGCTATCATCTCGAAGCTAAGATTAAACCATATATCGTCTTCATCCGAGTTGGTGTTGGTTGCTAGGGGAATGACATCCAGACTATAGGTTTGTACCCCTCATAGCGAATTCAGCTGGAACCGCAATTTGAAAAAATTCATGCGGGTGCATTGTGAGTAATACAACTTGCCCGGCGAAGAACATGCTAGCTATTTGAACTGGCGCTGGTCTAGGGTTTTAGGCCGTCCTGGAATTAAGGTGTAAGAGTTGTGGAAAGTTGGTAATGCCTGATAACATGCCGTTCTCATAAAAAATCATAAGGATGGGGCAGGCCGTGACAGGTCTAGTGCAATGAGTAGGTGTTTATTTTTTTGACATTTTTGCTTTATTTTTTGGGGCTCTGCGCCAAATTTGGGAAAAAAATAGTATCAGTGGTGGATAAATAGAATATAGGGCGGCTGTTGCAGACTTTACTCAAAGTGCAGGGCATTCGAGCGCTCAGCCATTGTCAAACGGATCTAAGACCTCAGCTACCGACCATCCTTCACTTGTCACCCAGATAGTCTGAAATCAAGCCATAACAAGAACTCTAAACAACTCAAATGGCAAAGTCTCCAGTGTTTTGCAACCAACCGTGAATATTCACTTTCCATCCCTTCGGGTAATTAGTCTGCATTAGGTATGTTGAATTCAGTTCAACCGGTAAAAATAGAGCGAAGGTATGGATATTCCTGCTATAACAAACGACTGTATGGCTGTAGCGCATTCTTCGAGCCGAACTAATGTGAGTTGATTTCGAGTGAAATAAGGCGCTAAAGGTCCTTGAGATCTGGATTAGTCGACCATTAATTGCTGAATTAATGGATAAAATAGCTACGTTATAGGGGTGGATATATTTTTTAGAAGATAGCCTAGTACACTACAAATCATGAGCTGAAAACTTGCTGCTTAGGAGTTCTTGGCCATAAAACATTTTCCTTTATAACAACACTATAAGTGTCACGATAATCCTAGATAGGTGAAATCAATGCACTGCAGGAGATTTACAATGAATAAATTCAAAACTCTAACCGCCGTCGCCATTGTGGCGTGCATGGCTGTAATGCCGAGTATTGCTATGGCTAAGGACTTGGTCGGTATCTCTATGCCAACTAAGTCTTCGGCGCGTTGGATCTCCGATGGCGACAGCATGGTCGGTCAATTTAAGTCAGCTGGTTACAACACTTTGCTGCAATATGCCGATGATGATATCCCTACACAGCTGTCGCAAATTGAAAACATGATTGTGCGTGGTGTTGATGTGTTGGTTATTGCCGCCATCGATGGTACAACACTGTCTACCGCACTCCAGCAAGCTGCAGACCGCGGTATCCAGGTTGTAGCCTATGACCGTTTGATCCGTGACTCAGCCAATGTCGACTATTATGCAACCTTTGATAATTTCCAAGTAGGTGTGTTGCAGGCTGAATATATCGAAAAAGCCTTGGGTTTAGCCGCTGGTAAGGGCCCTTTCAATGTTGAATTGTTTGGTGGTTCACCAGATGATAACAACGCTTACTTCTTCTATAACGGTGCTATGTCTGTATTACAGCCTTACATCGATAAGGGCACTTTGGTCGTACAAAGTGGTCAGGTAGGCATGGATAAGGTTTCTACCTTACGTTGGGATGGCGCAGTGGCCCAAGCTCGCATGGATAACCTGCTAAGCGCTTACTATTCAGGTGGTCGTGTTGATGCGATCTTGTCACCCTATGATGGCTTGAGCATCGGTGTAATTTCATCATTGAAAGGTGTTGGTTATGGCAGTGCGAGTATCCCGATGCCCGTCATTACTGGTCAAGATGCTGAATTGCAGTCTGTTAAGTCAATGATCGCCGGTGAACAAACCTCTACCGTATTCAAAGACACTCGTGAGTTAGCCCGTGTTACCGTC
Protein-coding sequences here:
- a CDS encoding DUF2341 domain-containing protein, translated to MTRTLLISFFIGSLLANLSAATLPPGFQENLLISGHVRPTAIRFTPETDGPVQAFVAEKSGRIYYYNDLGNQPTQGQAKLVADLSNNVHDYWDRGLLGLAIHPNFPYTPQLFALYAFDAGNSFNDGCADPTGYGCVINGRLARLTLDLDNLGVATTLESPLISGKWCQQYPSHTVGDLHFGADGFLYLSAGEGASFTFTDFGQVGNPCDDPVTGVQASSQGGQLRSQDLLTGGDRLDFHGAVLRLDVSGAVVSAPSDNPLIGGDEADDFMIAIGLRNPFRFTIRPNTNELWLADVGGGEWEEINRLADPLGAIENFGWPCYEGTGQHFNGNLLCNPVHNQTFNGLNMDLAPPFFAYRHRDEVVAGDGCGTGGSSVTGISFNERLAYPAAYDKALFFADSTRQCIWVIYADANGLPDPTRREAFVVDTSGRVVDIQQGPGGQLHYVDFDGGRIYRIDSYGSANRPPQAALTADVRSGPAPLRVHFDASDSTDDQPDSLRYSWDLDGDGQFGDADQVYAQAQYDSGGSRLVQVLVTDAAGQTDSAAIVITVGNSAPSVTIDQPSIAHQWSVGENLILAGRGSDVEDGDLPSEALSWSVIIEHCAAVDDCHDHPVVDIAGDGGSFITPDHEYPSALRFELTGVDSGIDWWDSAWQYRRQLTVNNRGLTAQVDVPILVKLNPARIDYAFTQPGGRDLVFVDSRGERLAHEIERWDATGNSTLWVRLDRLVSGDEPVFLYYGNSLAAHSQQPAQVWRNGYAAVWHLSELTDSVAGQALLNVGTAPVLGELGGARSFNGSSNYLNAGSDFNPLLVGDFSVEAYVDTTNDSIFQYPRLISNKNLWTEAQGVNLELSQARNLAMLGASKAFVSGPMDLSGGYHAVAATYSAASGLATVYGQGVELAQQAIGATVLASLPLNIGRRAGGGDYFTGRMDELRLSSLVRSADWLALQQRSLTDQLIDFGAQEASTTLSTTTALRLNPLTADLTLQSEPAGLAISLGGSISPSPTNKTLIAGSTTSIEALSPQLLDQVAYRFVSWSNAGERAQAYLAPAGSSLLRAIFEPIGAVMDSDEDGLPDDWERRFGLDPDDPSDALSDADDDGLTNLEEFSHQSDPNAADTDADSWDDFTEVTFGGDPNDATRVPNPPIVHLDTLQDNPVFYRSDFSLQASWTGAPLATDHLHFIVDTPPHISAFPDINGVATVDYVDMADGEHSLTVQVNSVAHAGYRHAGALAQRTFTVDANPATGLLVPGRIEAEAYHRYLEFSAADLGTQCSNGDGVDKQLTTDPEGGGCNVGWTEAGEWLEYDLKVQHATQLSFTARVASNVFNRSFHLELDGVDISGSQTVPRNGWQSWGNKTTAAVPVSAGKHRLRVVFDTGLVNLNFIRIDEHLGQ
- a CDS encoding glycoside hydrolase family 13 protein → MNPAIIQRQWWHNAVVYQIYPRSFNDSNGDGIGDIPGIIAKLDHIKQLGAKIIWLSPVFQSPMDDNGYDISDYCAIAPEFGTMADMDRLIAQAAQRGIKIVMDLVVNHTSDQHPWFIESKSSIDNPKRDWYIWKDAKADGSEPNNWESFFTPKAWEFDVSSEQYYLHLFSEKQPDLNWANPEVRDAIYQMMHFWLKKGLGGFRMDVINMIGKPADYPDASIFDQGVAGWEHWANNGLCHQYLREMHDQVLQHYDVLTVGETPFTTPLDGQFYSNPARNELSMIFHFEHVSIDREEHNAVKKDFNLVEYKAIMNKWQTQLQGKGWNSLYWSNHDQPRPVSRYGDDSDALRNRSAKMLGTVLHMMSGTPYVYQGEELAMTNKTFHAIDEFNDLMAKFHYQKMIARGISETQAMDYLNTFSRDHARVPMQWNAEQYAGFSTTEPWLAVNPNYPNINAEVSYADPDSVFYHYQNLIKLRESEAYGDVLVYGQFELIDPEDAEVFAYSRTFGNKKILVIANFTGAALTRHYQAAVQQQVVNNYSDQVEQVQSVLLQPYQALVLDISSD
- a CDS encoding rhodanese-like domain-containing protein, whose amino-acid sequence is MAYTEKFQQLADTARASVQEVTPAQVDELIASGAVALDIRDKEEHDADHIDGSVHISRGKLEMNVEGLIPDLTTQLLCYCNANNRGALSAATLRNMGYVNARFIAGGLIGYRQLG
- the chvE gene encoding multiple monosaccharide ABC transporter substrate-binding protein, with translation MNKFKTLTAVAIVACMAVMPSIAMAKDLVGISMPTKSSARWISDGDSMVGQFKSAGYNTLLQYADDDIPTQLSQIENMIVRGVDVLVIAAIDGTTLSTALQQAADRGIQVVAYDRLIRDSANVDYYATFDNFQVGVLQAEYIEKALGLAAGKGPFNVELFGGSPDDNNAYFFYNGAMSVLQPYIDKGTLVVQSGQVGMDKVSTLRWDGAVAQARMDNLLSAYYSGGRVDAILSPYDGLSIGVISSLKGVGYGSASIPMPVITGQDAELQSVKSMIAGEQTSTVFKDTRELARVTVSMVDAIFKGTTPEINDTKTYDNGVKVIPSYLLKPVSVDVSNWEDVLLGGGYYKKSQF